One Halobaculum roseum DNA segment encodes these proteins:
- a CDS encoding ornithine cyclodeaminase family protein, giving the protein MKTLLLNSDDVHENAAMDELVPAIEDAFAAYQRGDAQMPPKSYIDLPTYNGDFRSMPAYLDAGEWDAAGVKWVNVHTDNEEQYDLPTVMGTMIYSDPKNAFPLAILDGTELTMKRTGAAAAVATDHLAVADASSLGIVGAGAQSYTQLEAISAVRDIEEVVISDLSEERVARFIDAFEDRFDVRAGSVEEAAACDVLSTVTPVEDPIVSREAVGDHTHINAMGADAEGKHELADEVLLDAKLVIDDYEQTTHSGEINVPYAAGVLGDDDIYGQIGEIVVGEKDGRVASDGITVFDSTGLAIQDVAAAHVVYEHADERDNGYAFDLLGLAE; this is encoded by the coding sequence ATGAAGACGCTGCTGCTCAACAGCGACGACGTGCACGAGAACGCCGCGATGGACGAGCTCGTGCCCGCCATCGAGGACGCGTTCGCCGCCTACCAGCGCGGGGACGCGCAGATGCCCCCCAAGAGCTACATCGACCTCCCGACGTACAACGGCGACTTCCGGTCGATGCCCGCCTACCTCGACGCCGGCGAGTGGGACGCGGCGGGCGTGAAGTGGGTCAACGTCCACACCGACAACGAGGAGCAGTACGACCTCCCGACGGTGATGGGGACGATGATCTACTCGGACCCGAAGAACGCCTTCCCGCTGGCGATCCTCGACGGCACGGAGCTGACGATGAAGCGCACGGGCGCGGCCGCCGCCGTCGCCACCGACCACCTCGCGGTCGCGGACGCCTCCTCGCTGGGGATCGTCGGCGCGGGCGCCCAGTCGTACACCCAACTGGAGGCCATCTCCGCCGTCCGCGACATCGAGGAGGTCGTCATCTCCGACCTCTCGGAGGAGCGCGTCGCCCGCTTTATCGACGCGTTCGAGGACCGCTTCGACGTGCGCGCCGGCTCCGTCGAGGAGGCCGCCGCCTGCGACGTGCTCTCGACGGTGACGCCCGTCGAGGATCCCATCGTCTCGCGCGAGGCCGTCGGCGACCACACCCACATCAACGCGATGGGCGCCGACGCCGAGGGGAAACACGAACTCGCCGACGAGGTGTTGCTGGACGCGAAACTCGTCATCGACGACTACGAGCAGACGACCCACTCGGGGGAGATCAACGTCCCCTACGCGGCGGGCGTCCTCGGCGACGACGACATCTACGGACAGATCGGCGAGATCGTCGTGGGCGAGAAGGACGGCCGAGTCGCGAGCGACGGGATCACGGTCTTCGACTCCACGGGGCTCGCGATCCAGGACGTCGCGGCGGCCCACGTCGTCTACGAGCACGCGGACGAGCGCGACAACGGCTACGCGTTCGACCTGCTCGGCCTCGCCGAGTAG
- a CDS encoding ATP-binding protein: MPDRDAPIAPTVDGFELPVTEVLTGRGAVFGKSGSGKSNTVTVILEELLERDLGCLVVDSDGEYFGLKESYEVVRAGDGDDCDVRVGPGDAEALARLALDESVPVVLDLSGYLDGDVVDALVEETLKHLFHLENERKQPFLVVLEEAHEYVPQSGRSDDLAETVIRVAKRGRKRGLGMLAVSQRPAAVDKDFITQCNWLVWHRLTWNNDVEVVRKHLDASYANRIESLDAGEAFVVGDWADGVHEVRFRRKETYDAGATPGFESTDPPELRPLPPGLLDGIGGDADPERSGAGTDPGSDTDAGTGTVTPETDDSGATTRTGGTRDADAGDTGRSGSRTTSERDDIVWEAGQLVTYLIRVGYRGSRTALRRLSATTARTTRRVGTATAAGLRSDDDRRVSTDPQVVVLLLLVALAIVVGVWLV, from the coding sequence ATGCCGGACCGTGACGCGCCGATCGCGCCGACAGTCGACGGGTTCGAACTCCCCGTCACCGAGGTGTTGACCGGCCGCGGGGCGGTGTTCGGGAAGAGCGGGTCCGGAAAGAGCAACACCGTCACCGTGATCCTGGAGGAGCTGCTCGAGCGCGACCTCGGCTGTCTGGTCGTCGACTCCGACGGGGAGTACTTCGGCCTCAAGGAGTCGTACGAGGTCGTTCGCGCCGGCGACGGCGACGACTGCGACGTTCGCGTCGGCCCGGGGGACGCGGAAGCGCTCGCGCGACTCGCGCTGGACGAGTCGGTTCCGGTCGTTCTGGACCTCTCGGGGTACCTCGACGGCGACGTCGTCGATGCCCTCGTGGAGGAGACCCTGAAGCACCTCTTTCACCTGGAGAACGAGCGGAAACAGCCCTTCCTCGTGGTGCTGGAGGAGGCCCACGAGTACGTCCCGCAGTCGGGACGCTCCGACGACCTCGCGGAGACGGTCATCCGGGTGGCGAAGCGCGGTCGCAAGCGCGGCCTCGGGATGCTCGCGGTGAGTCAGCGACCCGCGGCCGTGGACAAGGACTTCATCACCCAGTGCAACTGGCTCGTCTGGCACCGCCTCACCTGGAACAACGACGTGGAGGTCGTGCGCAAGCACCTCGACGCGTCGTACGCGAACCGCATCGAGTCGCTCGACGCCGGCGAGGCGTTCGTCGTCGGCGACTGGGCCGACGGGGTCCACGAGGTCCGGTTCCGCCGCAAGGAGACGTACGACGCCGGGGCGACCCCGGGGTTCGAGTCGACCGACCCGCCGGAGTTGCGACCCCTCCCGCCGGGACTCCTCGACGGGATCGGCGGCGACGCCGACCCGGAGCGATCCGGGGCGGGAACCGATCCCGGATCGGACACGGACGCGGGCACGGGCACGGTCACACCCGAGACGGACGACTCGGGGGCGACCACCCGGACTGGCGGCACCCGGGACGCTGACGCGGGCGACACCGGCCGTTCCGGATCGAGAACGACGAGCGAGCGGGACGACATCGTTTGGGAGGCCGGGCAGCTGGTGACCTACCTCATTCGAGTCGGCTATCGCGGCTCCCGGACGGCGCTTCGACGGCTGTCGGCGACGACGGCGCGGACGACGCGTCGCGTCGGCACCGCCACGGCCGCCGGTCTCCGGTCCGACGACGACCGTCGAGTGTCGACCGACCCCCAGGTGGTCGTCCTCCTGCTGCTCGTCGCGTTGGCGATCGTCGTGGGCGTCTGGCTCGTCTGA
- the thsB gene encoding thermosome subunit beta, with protein MIIMGEDSQRVKDKDAQEYNISAARAVAEAVRSTLGPKGMDKMLVDSMGDVTITNDGVTILQTMDIDNPTAEMIVEVAETQEDEAGDGTTTAVAIAGELLKNAEDLLEQEIHPTAIIKGFHLASEQARAEVDEVATAVDPDDEELITKVAETSMTGKGAELEKEVLADLIYRAVKQVTVEADDGSHVVDLENVAMETQTGRSAGESELLQGAVVDKDPLHDDMPSEVEDANVLLLNDPIEVEEADVDTQVSIDSPDQLQQFLDQEEDQLKQKVQQIKETGANVVFCQKGVDDLAQHYLAKEGILAARRVKKSDLGFLKNILGGNIVSDLDSATADDLGRGSVSRDDADELFYVEGGADAHGVTLLLRGSTDHVVDELERGVQDALDVVSTAVSDGRIVAGGGAIEVELASRLRDFADSVEGREQLAVEAFADALELVPRVLAENAGLDSIDTLVDLRAAHEAGDETAGLNVFSSEIEDTFESGVVETAHAKEQALSSATEAANLVLKIDDIIAAGDLSTGGNDDEEGGAPGGGMGGMGGMGGMGGAM; from the coding sequence ATGATCATCATGGGTGAGGACTCCCAGCGGGTGAAGGACAAGGACGCGCAGGAATACAACATCTCCGCGGCGCGTGCCGTAGCCGAGGCCGTTCGTTCGACGCTCGGCCCGAAAGGGATGGACAAGATGCTCGTCGACTCGATGGGCGACGTGACCATCACGAACGACGGGGTCACCATCCTCCAGACGATGGACATCGACAACCCGACGGCCGAGATGATCGTCGAGGTCGCCGAGACCCAGGAGGACGAGGCCGGCGACGGGACGACGACGGCCGTCGCCATCGCGGGCGAGCTCCTCAAGAACGCCGAGGACCTCCTCGAACAGGAGATCCACCCGACGGCGATCATCAAGGGCTTCCACCTCGCCAGCGAGCAGGCCCGCGCCGAGGTCGACGAGGTCGCGACCGCCGTCGACCCCGACGACGAGGAGCTGATCACGAAGGTCGCCGAGACCTCGATGACCGGCAAGGGTGCGGAGCTGGAGAAGGAGGTCCTCGCGGACCTCATCTACCGCGCCGTCAAGCAGGTCACCGTCGAAGCCGACGACGGCTCCCACGTGGTCGACCTGGAGAACGTCGCGATGGAGACCCAGACCGGGCGCTCGGCCGGCGAGTCCGAGCTCCTGCAGGGCGCGGTCGTCGACAAGGACCCGCTCCACGACGACATGCCCTCGGAAGTCGAGGACGCGAACGTCCTCCTGCTCAACGACCCCATCGAGGTCGAGGAGGCCGACGTGGACACGCAGGTGTCCATCGACTCGCCCGACCAGCTCCAGCAGTTCCTCGACCAGGAGGAGGACCAGCTCAAGCAGAAGGTCCAGCAGATCAAGGAGACGGGCGCGAACGTCGTCTTCTGTCAGAAGGGCGTCGACGACCTCGCCCAGCACTACCTCGCGAAGGAGGGCATCCTCGCGGCCCGCCGCGTGAAGAAGTCCGACCTGGGCTTCCTCAAGAACATCCTCGGCGGCAACATCGTCTCGGATCTGGACTCCGCGACCGCCGACGACCTCGGCCGCGGCTCGGTGTCGCGTGACGACGCCGACGAGCTGTTCTACGTCGAGGGCGGCGCGGACGCCCACGGCGTCACGCTGCTGCTGCGCGGCTCGACCGACCACGTCGTCGACGAGCTGGAGCGCGGCGTCCAGGACGCGCTGGACGTCGTCTCCACGGCCGTCTCGGACGGCCGCATCGTCGCCGGCGGCGGCGCCATCGAGGTCGAGTTGGCCTCCCGCCTCCGCGACTTCGCCGACTCCGTCGAGGGTCGCGAGCAGCTCGCCGTCGAGGCGTTCGCCGACGCGCTGGAACTGGTCCCGCGCGTCCTCGCCGAGAACGCCGGGCTCGACTCCATCGACACGCTGGTCGACCTGCGCGCCGCTCACGAGGCGGGCGACGAGACCGCCGGCCTGAACGTGTTCTCCAGCGAGATCGAGGACACCTTCGAGTCGGGCGTCGTCGAGACGGCCCACGCCAAGGAACAGGCGCTCTCCAGCGCCACCGAGGCCGCGAACCTCGTCCTCAAGATCGACGACATCATCGCCGCGGGCGACCTGTCCACCGGCGGCAACGACGACGAGGAGGGCGGCGCGCCCGGCGGCGGCATGGGCGGTATGGGCGGCATGGGCGGTATGGGCGGCGCGATGTGA
- a CDS encoding penicillin acylase family protein: MTERSGDLTRRALLAAVAGGATAGGALGPVRGYLSTFAPLSGGAWDAASDDPPSRVRNPHGEATLRYDDEAVPRIEADEEAALCFAAGYAHGADRLFQMDLQRRQLRGQLSEVVGEATLESDRFHVRMDFAAAADATWDLVRDTEAAPLVEAYCEGVNRAREDLPAPVEFELLDYEPAPWTPADVMLAEKQIAWTLTGSFGTLRTETLRAEMGAEAAEALMPDRLDHDAAILGHAEATDDWEVPDGDAARRPPATNDARDGSSRAAIGTDPELDRRLSAAEPPEWAGSNSWAVGAEHTEGGAPIVANDPHLSLMAPPVWYEQVLRHPDYQVRGVTFPGVPFVIIGENDRGAWGFTNAGCDVIDFYEYETRNDGTEYRHGDRWRSFDTETRTIGVAGASDREVEVKKSVHGAVLGADAGGDEFRSELGVAWTGLSATNATNGILGINRSRGAEDIDEALRDFGEPTQCFVYADREGSVRYRVTGRVPIRRTDGEMVPGTRVFDGSAREGEWVGYTPYGESSWEGFIPYDEMPHDDDPDYVGTANQRVVDDADYPYYLAEAYSEPFRGLRLWERLDALVDRGNVTPADMRDLQRDVRDGRLDHFRPVLEEARGELSGDARSDIDAVLDWDGEAARDAREPLLFVRFLDAYEGRFVADGLSELDDRRDPSAYAPNQWVLATLGDEWFEPDRASAAADAFETAREQVDAGGWETYGDYNRTAIDHPFDQSFLNYPRYPIDGSAATLFNFRVESSAGSSWRQVCPMDATTSRCILPGGNDGNVYADDYDGQLRRWADGEYKPMDREMRGDLAVRFAGGDDE; encoded by the coding sequence GTGACCGAACGCTCAGGCGATCTCACGAGGCGGGCGCTGTTGGCGGCCGTCGCCGGCGGCGCGACGGCTGGCGGCGCCCTCGGTCCGGTTCGCGGCTACCTCTCGACGTTCGCGCCGCTGTCGGGCGGGGCGTGGGACGCCGCGAGCGACGATCCGCCCTCCCGCGTCCGGAACCCCCACGGCGAGGCGACTCTCCGCTACGACGACGAGGCGGTCCCCCGTATCGAGGCGGACGAGGAGGCAGCGCTGTGTTTCGCCGCCGGCTACGCCCACGGCGCCGACCGGCTGTTCCAGATGGACCTCCAACGACGCCAGCTTCGCGGGCAGCTCTCCGAGGTCGTCGGCGAGGCGACGCTCGAGTCCGACCGCTTTCACGTCCGGATGGACTTCGCGGCCGCCGCCGACGCCACGTGGGACCTCGTGCGCGACACCGAGGCGGCCCCGCTCGTCGAGGCGTACTGCGAGGGCGTGAACCGGGCCCGGGAGGACCTCCCGGCGCCGGTGGAGTTCGAACTCCTCGACTACGAGCCGGCGCCGTGGACGCCCGCGGACGTGATGCTGGCCGAGAAGCAGATCGCGTGGACGCTCACCGGGAGCTTTGGGACGCTCCGCACGGAGACGCTCCGGGCGGAGATGGGCGCCGAGGCGGCCGAGGCGCTCATGCCCGACCGGTTGGACCACGACGCGGCGATCCTCGGCCACGCCGAGGCGACTGACGACTGGGAGGTCCCCGACGGCGATGCAGCACGGCGTCCTCCGGCGACCAACGACGCCCGCGACGGGAGCAGTCGCGCCGCGATCGGGACCGACCCCGAACTCGACCGCCGGCTCTCGGCCGCCGAGCCCCCGGAGTGGGCGGGGTCCAACTCGTGGGCGGTGGGCGCCGAGCACACCGAGGGCGGCGCGCCGATCGTGGCGAACGACCCGCACCTCTCGCTGATGGCGCCCCCGGTGTGGTACGAGCAGGTGCTCCGTCATCCGGACTATCAGGTCCGGGGGGTCACCTTCCCGGGCGTCCCGTTCGTGATCATCGGCGAGAACGACCGCGGGGCGTGGGGGTTCACCAACGCCGGCTGCGACGTGATCGACTTCTACGAGTACGAGACCCGGAACGACGGCACGGAGTACCGTCACGGCGACCGCTGGCGGTCCTTCGACACCGAGACCCGGACGATCGGGGTCGCGGGCGCGTCGGACCGCGAGGTCGAGGTGAAGAAGTCCGTCCACGGCGCGGTGCTGGGCGCGGACGCCGGCGGCGACGAGTTCCGGAGCGAACTCGGCGTCGCGTGGACCGGCCTCTCGGCGACGAACGCGACCAACGGCATCCTCGGGATCAACCGCTCGCGAGGCGCCGAGGACATCGACGAGGCGTTGCGCGACTTCGGCGAGCCGACGCAGTGTTTCGTCTACGCCGACCGCGAGGGCTCGGTCCGCTACCGGGTCACCGGCCGCGTCCCGATCCGGCGAACCGACGGCGAGATGGTGCCCGGAACGCGCGTGTTCGACGGCTCCGCCCGCGAGGGCGAGTGGGTCGGCTACACGCCGTACGGCGAGTCGTCGTGGGAGGGGTTCATCCCGTACGATGAGATGCCCCACGACGACGACCCCGACTACGTCGGCACCGCGAACCAGCGCGTCGTCGACGACGCGGACTACCCGTACTACCTCGCGGAGGCGTACAGCGAGCCGTTCCGGGGGCTCCGCCTATGGGAGCGGCTCGACGCGCTCGTGGACCGCGGCAACGTGACTCCCGCCGACATGCGCGACCTCCAGCGCGACGTGCGCGACGGTCGGCTCGACCACTTTCGTCCGGTGCTGGAAGAGGCCAGGGGCGAACTCTCGGGCGACGCGCGCTCGGACATCGATGCCGTCCTCGATTGGGACGGCGAGGCAGCGCGCGACGCCCGGGAGCCGCTGCTGTTCGTCCGCTTCCTCGACGCCTACGAGGGGCGGTTCGTCGCCGACGGGCTCTCGGAACTCGACGACCGTCGCGACCCGTCCGCGTACGCCCCGAACCAGTGGGTGCTCGCGACGCTCGGCGACGAGTGGTTCGAGCCGGACCGCGCGAGCGCCGCGGCCGACGCGTTCGAGACGGCACGCGAACAGGTCGACGCCGGCGGCTGGGAGACCTACGGCGACTACAACCGGACCGCGATCGATCACCCGTTCGACCAGTCGTTCCTCAACTACCCGCGCTATCCGATCGACGGCTCGGCGGCGACGCTGTTCAACTTCCGCGTCGAGTCCAGCGCCGGCAGCAGTTGGCGACAGGTGTGCCCGATGGACGCCACGACATCGCGGTGCATCCTCCCCGGGGGCAACGACGGGAACGTCTACGCCGACGACTACGACGGCCAGTTGCGTCGCTGGGCGGACGGCGAGTACAAGCCGATGGACCGGGAGATGCGCGGCGACCTCGCGGTCCGGTTCGCCGGAGGTGACGACGAGTGA
- the leuS gene encoding leucine--tRNA ligase produces MSEEGYDHAAVERRWQEAWAEADAYRTPDDAEDPTYVLGMFPYPSGKLHMGHVRNYTITDAYARYRRMQGEDVLHPMGWDSFGLPAENAAKERDSNPRDWTMDCIETMRGQMEAMGFGYDWEREITTCEPEYYRWNQWLFQQFHEEGLVERRAAEVNWCPSCETVLADEQVEGEEERCWRCDTLVEQRELDQWTLGITEYADELRSAIDDLEGWPDSVREMQRNWIGKQEGSRVEFDIGNHGPVEAFTTRLDTIYGATFFALAPDHPISEELAAEDDEVAHFIEEVADPDGDEPNGVETDLTATNPATGEEVPVFVADFVLSDVGTGALMGVPGHDERDHAFAERMGVDIVPVVAPDPEEDGDGDAEPEAPDVSEGAYTEDGVLVNSGEYDGLTSAEAREALTEDIDSAAFHTQYRLRDWLISRQRYWGTPIPVIHCDDCGPVMVPEEDLPVELPEFVNTTGNPLDEAHEWKHTTCPDCGADAVRETDTMDTFVDSSWYFLRYVSPDLDDAPFDAERANDWMPVDQYVGGLEHAVMHLLYARFATKAIADMDMLEHREPFTNLLGQGMVQLEGEKMSKSKGNTVSPQRIVDEYGADTARLFMMQAARPDTAFDWSEEGVKSTHRFLGRLADTVRSFAGGDAGGVDAGGAGGDDDADPAARYVRSEVDAAVAVATENFDDLGFDLATREAQQLVGTLRSYRAYVDEVHATTFERGLTVALKLLAPVAPHLTEELYAELTDEDEGMLVEADWPTADVDTDEAEKRRQLVENTREDVRNIVDVAGIDDPERIDVVVAPEWKHEALAIAIDSDADNLVGELMQTPEIQRHGSAASDYAKDLQAEREALRPALAPDREHEALEAAAWLIEREFESPVRVLSAEEADDAVANKAEPGRPAIDIAE; encoded by the coding sequence ATGTCCGAGGAGGGTTACGACCACGCGGCGGTCGAACGACGCTGGCAGGAGGCGTGGGCGGAGGCCGACGCCTACCGGACGCCGGACGACGCCGAGGACCCGACGTACGTGCTGGGGATGTTCCCGTACCCGTCGGGGAAGCTCCACATGGGCCACGTCCGCAACTACACCATCACGGACGCGTACGCCCGCTACCGGCGGATGCAGGGCGAGGACGTGCTCCACCCGATGGGGTGGGACTCCTTCGGGCTGCCCGCCGAGAACGCCGCCAAGGAGCGCGACTCGAACCCCCGCGACTGGACGATGGACTGCATCGAGACCATGCGCGGGCAGATGGAGGCGATGGGCTTCGGCTACGACTGGGAGCGGGAGATCACCACCTGCGAGCCGGAGTACTACCGCTGGAACCAGTGGCTGTTCCAGCAGTTCCACGAGGAGGGGCTGGTCGAGCGTCGCGCCGCCGAGGTCAACTGGTGTCCCTCCTGTGAGACGGTACTGGCCGACGAGCAGGTCGAGGGCGAGGAGGAACGCTGCTGGCGCTGTGACACGCTGGTCGAACAGCGCGAGCTGGACCAGTGGACGCTGGGTATCACCGAGTACGCCGACGAGCTGCGTTCGGCCATCGACGACCTGGAGGGGTGGCCCGACAGCGTCCGCGAGATGCAGCGCAACTGGATCGGCAAGCAGGAGGGCTCCCGCGTCGAGTTCGACATCGGGAACCACGGGCCGGTCGAGGCGTTCACCACCCGACTGGACACCATCTACGGCGCGACGTTCTTCGCGCTGGCCCCGGACCACCCCATCTCCGAGGAGCTGGCCGCCGAGGACGACGAGGTCGCCCACTTCATCGAGGAGGTGGCCGACCCCGACGGCGACGAGCCCAACGGCGTCGAGACGGATCTGACCGCCACCAACCCCGCGACCGGCGAGGAGGTGCCCGTCTTCGTCGCCGACTTCGTCCTCTCGGACGTGGGGACGGGCGCGCTGATGGGCGTCCCCGGCCACGACGAGCGCGACCACGCGTTCGCCGAGCGCATGGGCGTCGACATCGTCCCCGTCGTCGCGCCCGATCCGGAGGAGGACGGCGACGGCGACGCCGAGCCGGAGGCGCCTGACGTGAGCGAGGGCGCCTACACCGAGGACGGCGTGCTGGTCAACAGCGGCGAGTACGACGGGCTGACGAGCGCCGAGGCGCGCGAGGCGCTGACCGAGGACATCGACTCCGCGGCGTTCCACACCCAGTACCGCCTGCGCGACTGGCTGATCTCCCGCCAGCGCTACTGGGGCACCCCGATCCCGGTGATCCACTGCGACGACTGCGGCCCCGTGATGGTCCCCGAGGAGGACCTGCCGGTCGAGCTGCCGGAGTTCGTCAACACGACGGGGAACCCGCTGGACGAGGCTCACGAGTGGAAACACACGACCTGTCCCGACTGCGGCGCCGACGCGGTGCGGGAGACGGACACGATGGACACGTTCGTCGACTCCTCGTGGTACTTCCTGCGCTACGTCTCGCCGGACCTGGACGACGCGCCGTTCGACGCCGAGCGCGCGAACGACTGGATGCCCGTCGACCAGTACGTCGGCGGGCTGGAGCACGCGGTGATGCACCTGCTGTACGCGCGGTTCGCCACGAAGGCCATCGCGGACATGGACATGCTGGAGCACCGCGAGCCGTTCACGAACCTGCTGGGGCAGGGGATGGTGCAGCTGGAGGGCGAGAAGATGTCCAAGTCGAAGGGCAACACCGTCTCCCCGCAGCGCATCGTCGACGAGTACGGCGCCGACACCGCCCGGCTGTTCATGATGCAGGCGGCCCGCCCGGACACGGCGTTCGACTGGTCCGAGGAGGGCGTCAAGTCGACCCACCGGTTCCTGGGGCGGCTGGCCGACACCGTGCGCTCGTTCGCCGGGGGCGACGCAGGCGGCGTCGACGCGGGCGGCGCCGGCGGGGACGACGACGCCGATCCGGCCGCGCGGTACGTCCGCTCGGAGGTCGACGCCGCGGTCGCCGTCGCCACCGAGAACTTCGACGACCTGGGCTTCGACCTGGCGACGCGGGAGGCCCAGCAGCTGGTCGGCACGCTGCGCAGCTACCGTGCGTACGTCGACGAGGTGCACGCGACGACGTTCGAGCGCGGGCTGACGGTCGCGCTGAAGCTGCTGGCGCCGGTCGCGCCGCACCTGACCGAGGAGCTGTACGCGGAGCTGACCGACGAGGACGAGGGCATGCTGGTCGAGGCCGACTGGCCGACCGCCGATGTCGACACCGACGAGGCCGAAAAGCGCCGCCAGCTGGTCGAGAACACCCGCGAGGACGTCCGCAACATCGTCGACGTGGCGGGCATCGACGACCCCGAGCGAATCGACGTGGTCGTCGCCCCCGAGTGGAAACACGAGGCGCTGGCGATCGCGATCGACAGCGACGCCGACAACCTGGTCGGCGAGTTGATGCAGACGCCCGAGATCCAGCGCCACGGTTCCGCGGCGTCCGACTACGCCAAGGACCTGCAGGCCGAGCGCGAGGCGCTGCGTCCCGCGCTGGCGCCCGACCGCGAGCACGAGGCGCTGGAGGCCGCCGCGTGGCTGATCGAGCGTGAGTTCGAGTCCCCGGTTCGAGTGCTGTCGGCCGAGGAGGCCGACGACGCGGTCGCGAACAAGGCCGAGCCGGGCCGCCCGGCGATCGACATCGCGGAGTAG
- a CDS encoding DUF7383 domain-containing protein — protein MTERATYATVYLGAQLSPTDSELDLDWADGAGDRTDDHEFEVSTDDPREAYLEIQAFDVAEYGHEVLVNGEPLSGFDIPPNEGWQLWTDTVTGADLREGTNTLAVSRDTDTDDAFAVGTVRVHWKEPVDAADDSI, from the coding sequence ATGACCGAACGCGCGACGTACGCCACCGTCTACCTCGGCGCACAGCTCTCGCCGACGGATTCGGAGCTGGATCTCGACTGGGCCGACGGCGCCGGCGATCGGACCGACGATCACGAGTTCGAGGTGTCGACCGACGACCCCCGCGAGGCGTACCTCGAGATCCAGGCGTTCGACGTCGCGGAGTACGGCCACGAGGTGCTCGTGAACGGCGAGCCGCTGTCGGGGTTCGACATCCCGCCGAACGAGGGATGGCAGCTGTGGACCGACACCGTGACAGGCGCCGACCTCCGCGAGGGCACGAACACGCTCGCGGTCTCGCGCGACACCGACACCGACGACGCGTTCGCCGTCGGGACGGTCCGCGTCCACTGGAAGGAACCCGTCGACGCCGCCGACGATAGTATATAA
- a CDS encoding DUF7535 family protein: MGTDIDTAEESAEGADPGPLTTAYRTVTPGYRSRSDDEMNAIGWAVFIGMLALLFPLLPFVAIVWLVSKGIDAITGSDDADAEEI; encoded by the coding sequence ATGGGTACGGACATCGACACCGCAGAGGAGTCCGCGGAGGGAGCCGACCCGGGTCCGTTGACGACGGCCTACCGCACGGTTACCCCGGGGTATCGCTCGCGTTCGGACGACGAGATGAACGCGATCGGGTGGGCTGTCTTCATCGGCATGCTGGCGCTGTTGTTCCCGCTGCTCCCGTTCGTCGCCATCGTCTGGCTCGTGAGCAAGGGGATCGACGCGATCACGGGATCGGACGACGCCGACGCGGAGGAGATCTGA